One Brassica napus cultivar Da-Ae chromosome A5, Da-Ae, whole genome shotgun sequence DNA window includes the following coding sequences:
- the LOC106451120 gene encoding CASP-like protein 4A3: MRSPPSMSPSSISTVKSPPPADTSMAIVAFDNSTTHYSSSSPSPPHALSESDEEERRSSRRSKTPVKEEPFASLAHQTPSPIVVVHNPSVKEFVPPPVATTRKSARVGSGRRNGGGGQRSGAVLAILKRSKREEVVKYSALGFRLSEVVLALISFSVMAADKTKGWSGDSFDRYKEYRFCLSVNVVAFVYSAFQACDLAYHLVREKHFINNHLRPLFEFILDQVLAYMLISASTAAVTRVDDWVSNWGKDDFTEMASASIAMSFLAFLAFACSSLISGYNLFNQDSL, encoded by the exons ATGAGATCTCCGCCGTCGATGTCACCGTCTTCCATCTCAACGGTGAAATCTCCACCTCCGGCAGATACTTCAATGGCCATAGTGGCTTTCGATAACTCCACAACTCActactcttcttcctctccttcgCCTCCACATGCTCTCAGCGAatcagatgaagaagagagacgtAGCAGCAGGAGAAGCAAAACTCCGGTAAAGGAAGAACCTTTCGCTTCTCTGGCTCATCAAACTCCGTCTCCGATCGTGGTCGTTCACAACCCTTCAGTGAAAGAGTTCGTTCCTCCTCCTGTGGCGACGACGAGGAAGAGTGCTCGCGTCGGCTCCGGGAGAAGAAACGGCGGTGGTGGGCAGCGATCTGGAGCTGTGTTGGCGATTCTGAAGAGGTCGAAGAGGGAAGAGGTTGTAAAGTATTcagctttagggtttaggctAAGTGAGGTCGTGTTGGCTTTGATCTCGTTCTCGGTTATGGCTGCTGATAAGACTAAAGGGTGGAGTGGCGATTCTTTTGATCGTTACAAGGAGTACAG GTTTTGTCTGTCTGTGAACGTGGTGGCTTTTGTATATTCTGCTTTTCAAGCATGTGACTTGGCATACCATCTTGTCAGAGAGAAGCACTTTATCAACAACCACCTTCGACCTCTCTTTGAGTTCATCTTAGATCAG GTACTTGCGTATATGCTTATATCAGCATCAACAGCTGCAGTCACTCGTGTTGATGATTGGGTTTCTAACTGGGGGAAAGATGATTTCACCGAGATGGCGAGTGCCTCTATTGCTATGTCATTCTTGGCCTTCCTTGCCTTTGCTTGCAGTTCCCTCATATCAGGGTATAACCTCTTCAACCAAGACTCTCTCTGA
- the LOC106451118 gene encoding serine/threonine-protein kinase KIPK2-like: MGSFVGACEIVEEKDVVRLTKHSSRYCNKPALGSSKDMERPVGSMEYDIDQLFQSISIKPSPGRVIGSSSFHHLETSASAGTSRSTSPSKKSAMKKPFPMGGTPRSPRVGPSDSVSLKQALRDLCISKASEMAAQKRLSKSAAASPRVSEADRIKSLYRQVLNESVGRSGLPVDKGKRLVEVSLTPLDDIPSSSQSVPDVLERKPSKFLSGSMGETVLLYKSNNSGSSLSFGSGDFEIEIDEYATSPPPHMVIEDGLVEIDKHVTSLPSCSGSKVDAEEELDKSILSSARVKSEPKAMHSELDNVPSSGAENIKLVNKVKRNIPRPKPRPKRKILVKKKLRVAVASSATKTVENDDTSLEPSASQTLCQKCHCSLTSISKNVSVEANQESVASSHLTPIVKSNKETSKESSNSCEVIDSIEADIVIQNKQQRENPTSSEKIIFSLSSKNSSIGNYSSSTSMSEESNLSRFSCGNKPHMSMDVRWEAIKHVKLQCGGSLGLRHFNLLKKLGCGDIGTVYLAELVGTSCLFAIKVMDNEFLARRKKTPRAQAERAILKMLDHPFLPTLYAQFISDNLSCLVMEYCPGGDLHVLRQKQLSRCFSEPAARFYVAEVLLALEYLHMLGVIYRDLKPENILVREDGHIMLTDFDLSLRCEVNPTLLKTTSLAGKDPARVSGHYNTSNCIQPLCIEPSCRVPCFSPRLSSKPRKQRRPDPLTQQFRSLPQLVAEPTEARSNSFVGTHEYLAPEIIKGEGHGAAVDWWTFGVLLYELLYGKTPFKGYDNEETLSNVVFQNLKFPDSPLVSFQAKDLIRRLVMKDPESRLGSVKGAAEIKRHPFFEGLNWALIRCAIPPELPDVYENGATEATSPKGNGNGYLECKAMGDHLEFELF; this comes from the exons ATGGGATCGTTTGTTGGTGCTTGTGAAATTGTTGAGGAGAAGGACGTGGTGAGGCTAACCAAACATTCTAGCAGATACTGTAATAAGCCAGCATTGGGATCAAGCAAAGATATGGAGCGTCCTGTAGGTTCTATGGAGTATGACATTGATCAGCTTTTCCAGTCTATATCCATAAAACCATCACCCGGAAGAGTCATAGGCTCTTCCTCTTTCCATCATCTTGAGACTAGCGCAAGCGCTGGAACGAGCAGGAGCACAAGCCCTTCCAAGAAAAGCGCTATGAAAAAGCCATTTCCCATGGGAGGAACCCCAAGATCACCAAGAGTTGGTCCTTCTGATTCAGTTTCGTTAAAGCAGGCCCTGAGAGATCTTTGCATATCAAAGGCCTCAGAGATGGCTGCTCAGAAACGGTTGTCAAAGTCTGCAGCTGCGTCTCCGAGGGTTTCTGAAGCAGACAGGATAAAGAGTCTTTACAGACAAGTTTTGAATGAGTCTGTGGGAAGGTCTGGGCTTCCTGTGGACAAGGGTAAGAGGTTGGTTGAAGTATCTTTGACTCCTTTAGACGACATACCCAGCTCTTCCCAGAGTGTGCCTGATGTCCTTGAGAGAAAGCCTTCTAAGTTCTTGTCTGGATCAATGGGAGAGACTGTGTTGCTGTATAAATCCAACAACTCTGGATCTTCTCTCAGTTTTGGTAGTGGAGATTTTGAGATAGAGATAGATGAGTACGCCACATCCCCTCCTCCTCACATGGTCATTGAAGATGGTTTAGTGGAAATAGACAAACATGTTACCTCTCTGCCTTCATGTTCTGGCAGCAAAGTTGATGCTGAAGAGGAGCTAGACAAGAGCATCCTCTCATCAGCTAGAGTGAAAAGTGAGCCTAAAGCTATGCACTCAGAGCTAGATAACGTACCTAGTTCAGGAGCAGAGAACATCAAACTAGTAAACAAGGTAAAAAGAAACATCCCACGTCCCAAACCACGACCAAAGAGGAAGATTTTGGTTAAGAAGAAGTTGAGAGTCGCTGTAGCTTCTTCTGCTACAAAAACGGTTGAGAATGATGATACTTCCTTAGAGCCTAGTGCAAGCCAAACTCTGTGCCAGAAATGCCACTGTTCCTTAACCAGCATCTCAAAAAACGTCAGTGTTGAAGCAAATCAAGAATCAGTTGCAAGCTCGCATCTCACTCCCATTGTGAAGTCTAATAAAGAGACCAGCAAAGAATCCTCCAATTCTTGTGAGGTTATTGATAGCATAGAAGCTGACATTGTCATTCAAAATAAACAACAAAGAGAGAATCCAACTTCCAGCGAAAAGATTATATTCTCTCTGAGCTCAAAGAACAGCAGCATAGGAAACTACAGCAGCAGCACAAGCATGAGCGAGGAGAGCAACCTGAGCAGGTTCAGCTGCGGCAACAAACCTCACATGTCTATGGACGTGAGATGGGAAGCGATCAAGCACGTCAAGTTGCAGTGTGGTGGCTCTTTGGGACTCAGACATTTCAACCTTTTGAAGAAGCTTGGCTGTGGAGATATAGGAACGGTTTATCTCGCTGAGCTGGTCGGTACGAGTTGCTTGTTTGCTATAAAGGTCATGGACAACGAGTTCTTGGCCCGGAGGAAGAAGACGCCGAGGGCACAAGCGGAACGTGCGATCTTGAAAATGTTGGACCATCCTTTTCTGCCTACCTTGTATGCGCAGTTCATTTCAGATAATTTGTCATGTCTGGTGATGGAGTATTGTCCCGGTGGTGATCTTCATGTCTTGAGGCAAAAGCAACTTAGTAGGTGCTTCTCCGAACCTGCAGCTAG GTTCTATGTAGCAGAAGTCCTCCTTGCGCTTGAGTACTTACACATGCTGGGAGTTATATACCGTGATTTGAAACCAGAGAACATTCTAGTCCGAGAAGATGGTCACATCATGCTTACAGATTTTGACCTCTCACTCAGATGTGAGGTGAACCCAACTCTTCTCAAAACAACTTCTCTTGCCGGGAAAGATCCTGCAAGGGTGTCTGGTCATTACAACACATCCAACTGCATACAACCTCTATGTATCGAACCATCGTGCCGCGTCCCATGTTTCAGCCCTAGGCTCTCATCAAAACCAAGAAAACAGAGAAGGCCTGATCCTTTGACCCAACAGTTCAGATCATTGCCTCAGCTTGTGGCTGAACCAACCGAAGCAAGATCAAACTCTTTTGTAGGAACGCACGAGTACTTGGCGCCGGAGATTATAAAAGGAGAAGGGCATGGTGCTGCGGTAGACTGGTGGACTTTTGGGGTCCTTCTCTATGAGCTTTTATACGGGAAGACACCGTTTAAAGGTTATGACAATGAGGAGACATTGTCCAACGTTGTGTTTCAGAACCTTAAGTTTCCTGATAGCCCGCTTGTGAGCTTCCAGGCAAAGGATTTGATCAGAAGGTTGGTGATGAAGGATCCAGAGAGCCGTCTCGGGTCAGTGAAAGGAGCTGCAGAGATCAAGAGGCATCCATTCTTTGAAGGATTGAACTGGGCTCTCATCCGCTGCGCCATTCCGCCTGAGCTGCCTGATGTATATGAGAATGGTGCAACGGAAGCAACTTCTCCTAAAGGAAATGGTAATGGATATCTTGAATGTAAAGCCATGGGAGATCATCTTGAGTTCGAGTTGTTTTAG
- the LOC106451119 gene encoding protein GLUTELIN PRECURSOR ACCUMULATION 3 isoform X2, protein MHNWVRASSSDFTGTPPQPRSGHTAVNVGKSMVVVFGGLVDKKFLNDIIVYDIENKLWFEPECTGSVSEGKVGPTPRAFHVAITIDCHMFIFGGRSGGKRLGDFWVLDTDIWQWSELTSFGDLPTPRDFSAAAAIGNQKIVLCGGWDGKKWLSDVYVMDTMSLEWMELSVSGSLPPPRCGHTATMVEKRLLVFGGRGGGGPIMGDLWALKGLIDEERETPGWTQLKLPGQAPSARCGHTVTSGGHYLLLFGGHGTGGWLSRYDVYYNDTIILDRVTAQWKRLPISNDEPPPPRAYHTMTSIGARHLLIGGFDGKSTFGDLWWLVPEGDPIAKRSSVPQLRNPPETKESERELDMERGQEGSTIVDLQKKMGISVSSGPRLQIPEESEDQEFVELGSRLIEGDAVDNGASMIQMAAEALRQHWKESTPETLQLKELGSLLRDYQRLVTRKYTAQSSLTSADFGKKTFTFYHIKTSSELRMEDIPELLEEYKTLLI, encoded by the exons ATGCATAACTGGGTTAGAGCTTCCTCATCCGATTTCACCGGAACTCCTCCACAGCCTAGGAG TGGACATACAGCTGTCAATGTCGGAAAATCCATGGTCGTGGTGTTCGGCGGTCTCGTCGACAAGAAGTTCCTCAACGACATCATTGTCTATGACATTG AGAACAAACTCTGGTTTGAGCCAGAATGTACTGGCAGCGTTTCTGAAGGAAAAGTTGGTCCTACACCTCGCGCCTTTCATGTTGCCATCACTATTGATTGTCATATGTTCATCTTTGGTGGACGTTCTGGTGGCAAGAG GTTGGGTGACTTCTGGGTTCTAGATACTG ATATATGGCAGTGGTCTGAGCTAACCAGCTTTGGCGACTTACCTACGCCTCGTGATTTTTCTGCTGCCGCTGCTATTGGCAACCAGAAAATCGTGTT GTGTGGCGGCTGGGATGGTAAAAAATGGCTGTCAGATGTGTATGTTATGGACACAA TGTCCCTTGAATGGATGGAGCTGTCGGTTTCGGGGTCGTTGCCACCTCCTAGATGTGGTCATACAGCCACCATGGTTGAGAAACGTTTACTTGTTTTTGGTGGCCGAG GAGGCGGTGGCCCTATCATGGGTGATCTGTGGGCTTTGAAGGGTTTAATAGATGAAG AACGTGAAACACCTGGATGGACGCAACTAAAGCTTCCTGGCCAAGCACCATCAGCTCGATGTGGTCACACTGTCACATCCGGAGGACATTAT CTTCTGTTATTTGGGGGACATGGAACGGGTGGATGGCTGAGTCGTTATGATGTATATTACAATGACACTATAATTTTGGATAGAG TAACTGCGCAGTGGAAGCGCTTACCGATAAGCAATGAtgagcctcctcctcctcgagCTTACCATACAATGACTAGTATTGGAGCTCGTCATCTTTTAATTGGTGGGTTTGATGGAAAGTCAACCTTCGGTGATCTTTGGTGGCTGGTTCCTGAAG gTGATCCCATAGCCAAGAGGTCTTCTGTACCTCAACTTAGAAATCCTCCTGAGACTAAAGAGTCAGAGAGAGAACTGGATATG GAAAGGGGACAAGAGGGATCCACCATCGTTGACTTGCAAAAGAAAATGGGAATCTCTGTTTCATCAGGACCACGCCTTCAAATCCCTGAGGAGTCAGAAGATCAAGAGTTCGTTGAGTTAGGAAGCAGATTGATTGAGGGAGATGCAGTTGATAATGGAGCCTCCATGATTCAG ATGGCAGCTGAAGCACTTCGTCAACATTGGAAAGAGTCCACTCCAGAGACTTTGCAATTAAAGGAGCTTGGTTCCTTGCTTCGAGATTATCAGCGACTGGTTACCCGAAAATACAC AGCACAGAGCAGCTTAACATCTGCTGATTTTGGAAAGAAGACCTTTACGTTTTATCATATCAAAACTTCTTCCGAG TTGCGGATGGAAGACATTCCGGAGTTGCTGGAAGAATACAAAACCCTTCTAATCTGA
- the LOC106451119 gene encoding protein GLUTELIN PRECURSOR ACCUMULATION 3 isoform X1: MHNWVRASSSDFTGTPPQPRSGHTAVNVGKSMVVVFGGLVDKKFLNDIIVYDIENKLWFEPECTGSVSEGKVGPTPRAFHVAITIDCHMFIFGGRSGGKRLGDFWVLDTDIWQWSELTSFGDLPTPRDFSAAAAIGNQKIVLCGGWDGKKWLSDVYVMDTMSLEWMELSVSGSLPPPRCGHTATMVEKRLLVFGGRGGGGPIMGDLWALKGLIDEERETPGWTQLKLPGQAPSARCGHTVTSGGHYLLLFGGHGTGGWLSRYDVYYNDTIILDRVTAQWKRLPISNDEPPPPRAYHTMTSIGARHLLIGGFDGKSTFGDLWWLVPEGDPIAKRSSVPQLRNPPETKESERELDMQERGQEGSTIVDLQKKMGISVSSGPRLQIPEESEDQEFVELGSRLIEGDAVDNGASMIQMAAEALRQHWKESTPETLQLKELGSLLRDYQRLVTRKYTAQSSLTSADFGKKTFTFYHIKTSSELRMEDIPELLEEYKTLLI, from the exons ATGCATAACTGGGTTAGAGCTTCCTCATCCGATTTCACCGGAACTCCTCCACAGCCTAGGAG TGGACATACAGCTGTCAATGTCGGAAAATCCATGGTCGTGGTGTTCGGCGGTCTCGTCGACAAGAAGTTCCTCAACGACATCATTGTCTATGACATTG AGAACAAACTCTGGTTTGAGCCAGAATGTACTGGCAGCGTTTCTGAAGGAAAAGTTGGTCCTACACCTCGCGCCTTTCATGTTGCCATCACTATTGATTGTCATATGTTCATCTTTGGTGGACGTTCTGGTGGCAAGAG GTTGGGTGACTTCTGGGTTCTAGATACTG ATATATGGCAGTGGTCTGAGCTAACCAGCTTTGGCGACTTACCTACGCCTCGTGATTTTTCTGCTGCCGCTGCTATTGGCAACCAGAAAATCGTGTT GTGTGGCGGCTGGGATGGTAAAAAATGGCTGTCAGATGTGTATGTTATGGACACAA TGTCCCTTGAATGGATGGAGCTGTCGGTTTCGGGGTCGTTGCCACCTCCTAGATGTGGTCATACAGCCACCATGGTTGAGAAACGTTTACTTGTTTTTGGTGGCCGAG GAGGCGGTGGCCCTATCATGGGTGATCTGTGGGCTTTGAAGGGTTTAATAGATGAAG AACGTGAAACACCTGGATGGACGCAACTAAAGCTTCCTGGCCAAGCACCATCAGCTCGATGTGGTCACACTGTCACATCCGGAGGACATTAT CTTCTGTTATTTGGGGGACATGGAACGGGTGGATGGCTGAGTCGTTATGATGTATATTACAATGACACTATAATTTTGGATAGAG TAACTGCGCAGTGGAAGCGCTTACCGATAAGCAATGAtgagcctcctcctcctcgagCTTACCATACAATGACTAGTATTGGAGCTCGTCATCTTTTAATTGGTGGGTTTGATGGAAAGTCAACCTTCGGTGATCTTTGGTGGCTGGTTCCTGAAG gTGATCCCATAGCCAAGAGGTCTTCTGTACCTCAACTTAGAAATCCTCCTGAGACTAAAGAGTCAGAGAGAGAACTGGATATG CAGGAAAGGGGACAAGAGGGATCCACCATCGTTGACTTGCAAAAGAAAATGGGAATCTCTGTTTCATCAGGACCACGCCTTCAAATCCCTGAGGAGTCAGAAGATCAAGAGTTCGTTGAGTTAGGAAGCAGATTGATTGAGGGAGATGCAGTTGATAATGGAGCCTCCATGATTCAG ATGGCAGCTGAAGCACTTCGTCAACATTGGAAAGAGTCCACTCCAGAGACTTTGCAATTAAAGGAGCTTGGTTCCTTGCTTCGAGATTATCAGCGACTGGTTACCCGAAAATACAC AGCACAGAGCAGCTTAACATCTGCTGATTTTGGAAAGAAGACCTTTACGTTTTATCATATCAAAACTTCTTCCGAG TTGCGGATGGAAGACATTCCGGAGTTGCTGGAAGAATACAAAACCCTTCTAATCTGA
- the LOC106453457 gene encoding probable disease resistance RPP8-like protein 2 → MADGVVSFGVEKLWDLLSRESERLQGVHEKVDDLKCQMRMLQSLLKDADARKYENEAVRNFLEDVKDIVFDAEDIIESFLLKELSGNQKGIKGRVKRLSCFLVDRRGLSMDIEGITKRMSKVVAQMQSFGIQHSVNKPPPLQKRQREIQQTYPKRSQKDLVGVEQSVNELVGHLVENDNIQVVSISGMGGIGKTTLARQVFHHDIVRSHFDGFAWICVSQDFKRKDIWQKLLQDLRPHDKGNKHMNEETLQAELFHLLETSKYLIVMDDVWKKEDWDVIKDVFPQERGWKMILTSRDEGVGLHVNPKSFLFKPKILTPEESWKLCESIVFSRREITEFIVDEELEAMGRKMVKYCGGLPLAVKVLGGLLANKIMVEEWKRVDDNIKTQIVRRDDKNQDSVYRVLSMSYEDLPMQLKNCFLYLAHFPEDYKIEAEQLYYYWEAEGIITSSVDGETTRKIGEDYIDELVRRNMIIGVKEDLSCRWEYCQMHDMMREVCLSKAKEENFLQFIKVPTTSTSTINAHTPTRSRRLVVHGGGNAFDMLERKNNQKARSVLGFGLDSNLWKQSGQGFQNLLLLRVLDLSLDYKIDSKGWRIPSSIGKLIHLRYLRLEMGHATHVPSSLRNLKLLIYLRIYSWKRVHLPSIFKEMVELRFLILPRSFDAKTKLELGNLVNLECLTGFRSEYGSITDFLRMKKLRTLEIFLKGRYTSETLASSLCELRNLEVLRLIDENRSGGAYDVDFVWNFIHLRSLKLGIRIKKLPEHSRFPPHLAHVSLSGCKMEEDPLQILEKLLHLKSVLLGIDAFVGRKMVCSKGGFPQLCKLLIWSLDDWEEWIVEEGSMPCLRTLSIWLCDKLKELPEGLKYITSLKELEITHKIKEWETKLVPGGESYHKVQHIPSVQLHIPGGNDSDSDE, encoded by the exons ATGGCTGACGGAGTTGTGTCGTTTGGAGTGGAGAAACTCTGGGATCTCCTGAGTCGAGAATCAGAGAGACTGCAGGGAGTTCATGAGAAAGTTGATGATCTAAAATGTCAGATGAGAATGTTACAGTCGTTGTTGAAAGATGCAGATGCCAGGAAATATGAGAATGAAGCAGTGAGAAACTTCTTGGAAGATGTCAAAGACATTGTATTTGATGCTGAAGATATAATTGAATCCTTTCTTTTGAAAGAACTTAGTGGAAACCAAAAAGGGATCAAGGGGCGTGTGAAAAGACTTTCTTGTTTCTTAGTGGATCGCCGAGGTCTTTCTATGGACATTGAAggcataactaagagaatgtcTAAGGTGGTTGCGCAAATGCAGAGCTTTGGTATACAGCATAGCGTTAACAAACCACCGCCTCTACAAAAGAGACAGAGGGAGATCCAACAAACATATCCAAAGAGATCTCAAAAGGATCTTGTGGGGGTGGAACAGAGTGTTAATGAATTGGTTGGTCATTTGGTGGAGAATGATAACATCCAAGTAGTTTCCATATCTGGGATGGGTGGTATTGGGAAAACCACTCTTGCCAGACAAGTTTTTCATCATGACATTGTTCGAAGTCATTTTGATGGATTCGCATGGATCTGCGTTTCGCAAGATTTTAAGCGGAAGGATATTTGGCAAAAGTTATTGCAAGACCTCAGACCACATGATAAGGGCAACAAACATATGAATGAAGAAACACTCCAGGCTGAGCTCTTTCACTTGTTGGAAAcatctaaatatttaattgtCATGGATGATGTATGGAAAAAAGAAGACTGGGATGTAATAAAAGACGTTTTCCCCCAAGAAAGAG GTTGGAAGATGATTCTTACTTCACGTGATGAAGGTGTTGGTTTGCATGTAAACCCAAAATCTTTCCTCTTTAAACCAAAAATCCTTACTCCTGAAGAAAGTTGGAAGCTATGTGAGAGCATAGTATTCTCTAGAAGAGAGATAACCG AATTTATTGTTGATGAAGAACTAGAAGCCATGGGAAGGAAAATGGTCAAATATTGTGGAGGACTACCATTAGCTGTTAAAGTGTTGGGAGGTTTGTTAGCTAATAAAATCATGGTTGAAGAGTGGAAAAGAGTAGATGACAATATTAAAACTCAGATAGTTCGCAGAGATGACAAAAATCAAGATTCGGTTTACCGAGTATTGTCTATGAGCTATGAAGATTTGCCAATGCAGTTGAAGAATTGCTTCCTCTACCTAGCTCATTTTCCAGAAGATTACAAGATAGAAGCAGAGCAATTGTATTATTACTGGGAAGCAGAAGGAATAATAACGTCAAGTGTCGATGGAGAAACCACTAGGAAAATTGGAGAAGACTACATAGACGAGCTAGTAAGGAGAAATATGATTATTGGAGTAAAAGAGGATTTGAGTTGCAGATGGGAGTATTGTCAAATGCATGACATGATGAGAGAAGTATGTTTATCTAAAGCCAAAGAAGAGAACTTTCTTCAGTTTATCAAAGTCCCTACTACTTCCACCTCCACCATCAATGCTCATACTCCTACCAGATCTCGCAGACTCGTAGTACACGGTGGTGGTAATGCATTTGATATGCTGGAACGTAAAAACAATCAAAAAGCTAGATCTGTTTTGGGTTTTGGACTCGACAGCAACTTGTGGAAGCAGTCAGGTCAAGGATTCCAAAATTTACTGTTACTTAGGGTCTTAGATTTGAGTTTAGATTATAAAATAGACTCTAAAGGGTGGAGAATACCTTCGAGCATTGGAAAACTCATTCATTTGAGATATTTGAGATTAGAGATGGGTCATGCAACTCATGTACCTTCTTCTTTACGGAATCTAAAGCTTCTAATCTATTTGAGAATTTACTCCTGGAAAAGAGTTCATCTGCCAAGTATCTTTAAAGAGATGGTAGAGTTGAGGTTCCTGATTCTTCCCCGTTCTTTTGACGCTAAAACAAAGTTGGAATTGGGTAATCTAGTGAACCTGGAGTGCTTGACCGGCTTCCGATCAGAATACGGTAGCATCACAGACTTCCTCCGAATGAAAAAGCTCAGGACTCTCGAGATATTTCTCAAAGGCAGGTATACTTCTGAAACTCTAGCGTCATCTCTCTGTGAATTAAGAAACCTGGAGGTGCTTAGGTTGATCGATGAGAACCGATCCGGTGGGGCTTATGATGTGGATTTCGTTTGGAATTTCATTCATCTAAGGTCTTTAAAGCTGGGAATACGTATCAAAAAGCTTCCTGAGCACTCTCGATTTCCTCCCCACCTTGCACATGTATCTCTAAGTGGCTGTAAAATGGAGGAGGATCCACTGCAGATTCTGGAAAAGTTGCTTCATTTAAAGTCAGTTTTATTAGGAATTGATGCTTTCGTGGGGAGGAAGATGGTGTGTTCAAAAGGTGGATTCCCTCAATTATGTAAGCTACTAATATGGTCCCTAGACGACTGGGAAGAGTGGATAGTCGAAGAAGGGTCGATGCCATGTCTTCGTACCTTGTCTATATGGTTATGTGACAAGTTGAAGGAGCTACCGGAAGGGCTCAAGTATATCACTTCTTTAAAGGAACTGGAAATCACACATAAGATCAAGGAGTGGGAGACGAAACTCGTACCAGGTGGGGAAAGTTACCACAAAGTCCAACACATTCCTAGTGTTCAATTACACATTCCAGGTGGCAACGACTCTGATAGCGACGAATAA